GTTCGAGACGACCTTCACCGGCGAGGCCAGCGACTGGTTGATGAGGTTCCACTCCCCCGTGATCTTCGCCGCGGTGGCCCGGGCATGGGCCTCGACGTTGACCAGGACGAGGGAGCGCGGGCAGAACAGCTCCCCGACTGTGAACGGCAGGACGCCGGTGTCCAGGGCGGTGTTCTGCTGGCTGGCCCGGGCCCGCTGCTGCTCGACGTAGTTCATGAGCATGTGCACGAGCACGCGGGCGAATGAGTGCTCATCGTTGGCGTCAGAGTCGTCCTTGCGCACCAGCAGCGACTCGGTGAGCCCCTTCAGGGACAGGGCCGTGAAGTCGTTGAGCAGCTTGGTGGTGGCCGGCGGCAACGCACTGGCCATCGTCTGAGTCTGCTGGGCCAGCCAGATCTTGAAGTCGTCGAAGGCCGCGGAGGACTGGAACCAGAACCCGAGGGTGTCGGGGTTGAAGGTGTAGGCGATCGAGGCGAAGAAGGCGCTCTCGTCGCCGGTCCCCGCCAGCAGAGCCTTCGCGGCCGGGAGGACGTCAGCCTGCGCGGTGTAGAGCACCCGCGGGGAGGGCGCGGGCATCTTGTTCTGCTGCCCGGCCTGGACGGCGAAGAGCTCGGCGACCGGCAGCGGCGTGCCCTGGTCGAAATTGATCAGGGTCTGCCCGAGCAGCTCCTTGACGGTCTGCTCGCTGGCCACGTTCAGCGTGTCGCCGAGGCAGCTCAGAACCAGATCCGGGATGTCCCCCGTCAGATCAGCGCCCTGGGCGTCGGTGATGCTCGCCGGGGCGTTGGGGTTCAACGGCTCCAGCAGCGGGTCGATGAGGGTCTGCCGGATCGCCGGCATCGGGTCGTAATCACCGGTGCACGAGATGGTGTGCAGTGCGTCGAGTACGGCCGGCTTCTGGTTCGTGACGGTGATCGTCATGGGTCGTGGTCTCCTTCTGAGGACAAGGCAGCGGCAGAGCGCCGCCGACGGTGGGGAGTTGCAGCAAGGACGGCAGCCCGCCGCAGTCCCCACCACCGGTGAGCGAGCGATCAGAGGAAGGCCGAGAGGACCGGCTTGGCCTGGTTGACGATCGGAGCGTCGATCTCCATGAAGGCCTCGAGGTTCTGGCGGTCGATCTGCTGGCTGGTCACCATCTCGATGAGCGTGCGCGTGTGCTCCGGCTCGATCTGGGTGATGGCCTGGGCCAGCTGCTCGATGAGGCGCGCGTTGTCCTTGCTCTCCTTGAGCGCGTACAGCAGCGACCCGGACTTCTCGTTGTCGGTCAGCGTCACGATGACCGCGGCGATGTCGGTCATGGTCGCTGCGGCCTTCAGGCTCTGGTAGCAGTTCGGCTTCGGGACGTTCACCCGGTTCTGCTGCACGCCGCCGACGTTGTTCGCCAGGTCCTGGGCGATGGTGGCCACGAGCTGCGTGGTGAACATGGTGTCCCCGACGTAGGCCTCGATGGCCTCGTTCAGCAGCGAGGTCTCGCGGTCGCCGATCTGGATCGGGGTGGCCAGGTACTGCGCCAGCTGCTGCGGGTCGGCCGCATTAAGCCACTTCGACAGGTTGTCGATGGTGCGCGGCGTGGTGAGCTGGTTCATCTCCTCGCCGCCGTCGAACAGATCGGCCATCGTGACGTTGCCGTTGTCGTCGTCGTCCTGGCCGTCGGCGACGATGGCCTCGGGCGTCGACTTCTGGAAGATGAGCCCGGGGTACTGCGTGAGCACCGTCTTCACCCAGGGGTTGATGTTGTCGCCGAGGACGGACATGAGGGTGGCGGCGTCGGGCTCGACGTGAAAGATCGCGAAGCGGGACAGGCTTGCCTCGTCGAGCGAGGTGACGTTGCCCCTGTCGTTGCCGGCCACGACGATGCGGACGTTCTTGGGCAGCTCGACGTACCCCATGCGGCGCAGCGTGACCAGGGTCAGCGCGCCGGAGGTGACGTCGGAGGTGGTGCGGTTGATCTCGTCGAGGAAGAGGATCGGCCACTCGCGCGGGTTCTTCTCGGCGTAGTCGATGCACTCCTGGATCACCTGGTGCGGGTAGAAGACCTGCTTGTAGCTCTGCGTGCCGTCGTCCTTGGTGTACGGCACCAGGCGCGCGCCGGTGAGGTCGGCCTTGTCGGCGAGCTGGTTGCACGGCAGCGTGAAAGCCTGCGTGCCCATGGAGTAGGCCAGGTCCTCGACGAAGCTGGACTTGCCGATGCCGGGTTCGCCCATGAGAGCGGGCGTCGCGCCGACCTCAAGGGACTGCTTGATGAGGGTCGTCAGGGTGTCGTTGAACTTCATGTCGACGTCTTTTCTGTAGGTGGGCGAGGAAGAGAGAGAAAGACAAGAGATGTCGGAGGACGGCGCTGCTGATCTCGGCGTCGCCGAGGCTGCATAGGCCGTGGACGGTCCTGGCGCGGGC
This DNA window, taken from Streptomyces sp. SCSIO 30461, encodes the following:
- a CDS encoding MoxR family ATPase — encoded protein: MKFNDTLTTLIKQSLEVGATPALMGEPGIGKSSFVEDLAYSMGTQAFTLPCNQLADKADLTGARLVPYTKDDGTQSYKQVFYPHQVIQECIDYAEKNPREWPILFLDEINRTTSDVTSGALTLVTLRRMGYVELPKNVRIVVAGNDRGNVTSLDEASLSRFAIFHVEPDAATLMSVLGDNINPWVKTVLTQYPGLIFQKSTPEAIVADGQDDDDNGNVTMADLFDGGEEMNQLTTPRTIDNLSKWLNAADPQQLAQYLATPIQIGDRETSLLNEAIEAYVGDTMFTTQLVATIAQDLANNVGGVQQNRVNVPKPNCYQSLKAAATMTDIAAVIVTLTDNEKSGSLLYALKESKDNARLIEQLAQAITQIEPEHTRTLIEMVTSQQIDRQNLEAFMEIDAPIVNQAKPVLSAFL